A region from the Fibrobacter succinogenes genome encodes:
- a CDS encoding exodeoxyribonuclease V subunit gamma, whose translation MLYLKFALNLENLADEMIEAVSKAWTNPFEAPAVLFPDPKLEQWFRLKWVQKKKSLVGFNSMMIDRFLMEILIGDDTHKKKLNSDMLRNVILAHLVKETNGIPNYLQMDEEVKRYLVIDGKLDETHLFDFASKMASLFLEYETSRPSNFIRRIDSTSAPGILDKWKQGKLDSFFGLTNREISQREKWQRDLYSAIFHAHDGKPSLLSEVFENEAKRKNGESTEYMTIPYLYIACHDNAGNVNFHTEHIGNTPLFIFGLGGMGQFYRVILQKYAETHDVYAYIQNPCMEFWEDTSTVHNQSATIHRNWVSRDGQWSDNTGTINKVRERMSVDISEAGDSNDVDDIPEYTHDEAQSENTLLCNWGRSGRDNIKLWCQAANYDFDFRASDEISDASELPHDTLLHKVQYAIANRINTLPDFSADDCKRTDTSLDVTAAPTKIREVEALHTSICKLMQQGARVNDILVVSPDLDSYRTAIKTIFDQTPERKKYASENDKDSFLHIPFAIVDSPARSSQTENVLDNLFTILEQGTITRPTFFALLRNPVVQQTRHISEDDVGKWESWIEGTNVYRDREHKKEDWLGGVRRLLLAKMTKNPVMTSGDILMPYSDMATSDNRSLCKFVDCIDTLKKWMDFGAVGQVTDLDKLTDFLNEWISMSGAPEGFASETIIVSNVMQAIEGLRNQIDAGLESISWKVIKQTLLTAAQSSAYSCGTLFVNGITFMNFIPNRIIPVKHLFFIGGDSMNFPGAKQHNTLDLRKSCRPWPGDDSPIAKRRYAFLCQLMSTSESFHVSYVNQDIRKDAELYPTSVVNDIRKFLTNAVGDAAGSATNEIADSEKRQNGTAAKISPSEAWPENKISLDETRNFDELFTQKSLRNKRAFLNMMQDGFAHVNPKTGAMQTATENVNFKCPERVPLYMLSEFLKDPFEFRISQMLAASNSDDLEKEMFEPILFDALQKSELLKMMVAAELSHKSDELEKFKQESALQGNMPDGIFGTKLLAEIESYKSQILKQMGDSLINEIKDSWSYKAKIQDIQLNRKNATGKWTLSGTLDWCDNNDLDKVTKMISVSSSDKNPNLSKFLPSYIKALAIIAQRACNTSIAKKEQTIKITIYNGDISKDATSATVAITPHKATEILQDIYTAAFGDESQLPYSKAVPANMLDASGIINIRAFKEKLLSESWKYFDKKTLFDPITDVGFDAINFTDQWKEATQKMRGLMQFTIDESESGKTAKKRKA comes from the coding sequence ACTGGAGCAATGGTTCAGGTTAAAATGGGTGCAAAAAAAGAAGTCTCTTGTCGGTTTCAATTCCATGATGATCGACCGTTTTCTCATGGAAATCCTTATTGGCGATGACACGCACAAGAAAAAATTAAACTCCGACATGTTGAGGAACGTTATCCTTGCGCATCTTGTCAAGGAGACTAACGGTATCCCGAACTATCTGCAAATGGACGAAGAAGTCAAGCGTTACTTGGTGATTGACGGCAAACTTGACGAGACACATCTTTTTGATTTTGCAAGTAAGATGGCTTCGCTATTTTTGGAATACGAGACAAGCAGGCCGAGCAATTTCATCCGCCGCATAGACAGCACTTCGGCACCGGGCATTCTCGATAAATGGAAACAAGGGAAACTCGATTCATTTTTCGGACTCACGAACCGCGAAATTTCACAGCGTGAAAAATGGCAGCGCGATTTGTACTCCGCGATATTCCACGCGCACGATGGCAAGCCTTCGCTTTTATCTGAAGTTTTCGAGAACGAGGCCAAGCGCAAAAATGGCGAAAGCACGGAATACATGACGATTCCGTATCTGTACATTGCATGCCACGACAACGCAGGCAACGTAAACTTCCACACGGAGCACATCGGCAACACACCGCTATTCATTTTCGGTTTGGGCGGCATGGGGCAATTCTACCGCGTCATCTTGCAGAAATATGCCGAGACGCACGACGTTTACGCTTACATTCAAAACCCCTGCATGGAATTCTGGGAAGACACTTCAACGGTCCACAATCAAAGCGCGACTATCCACAGGAATTGGGTTTCACGAGACGGGCAATGGAGCGACAACACCGGGACTATAAACAAAGTTCGCGAAAGGATGTCCGTTGATATTTCTGAAGCAGGCGACAGCAACGATGTCGATGACATTCCCGAATACACCCACGATGAAGCGCAGTCCGAAAATACGTTGCTTTGCAATTGGGGCCGTTCAGGGCGCGACAACATCAAGCTCTGGTGCCAAGCCGCCAATTACGATTTTGACTTTCGTGCTAGCGACGAAATTAGCGATGCAAGCGAGCTACCGCACGACACGCTTTTGCACAAAGTGCAATACGCCATTGCAAACCGCATCAACACATTGCCCGACTTTAGCGCTGACGATTGCAAGCGCACAGATACTTCTTTAGACGTAACAGCTGCGCCAACCAAAATTCGCGAAGTCGAAGCATTGCACACTTCTATCTGCAAGCTCATGCAGCAAGGCGCGCGCGTAAACGACATTCTCGTGGTATCGCCCGATTTAGATAGTTACCGCACCGCCATCAAAACAATTTTTGACCAGACTCCAGAACGCAAGAAATACGCCAGCGAGAACGATAAAGACAGTTTTTTGCACATTCCGTTTGCCATTGTCGATTCGCCCGCCAGAAGTTCGCAAACCGAGAACGTTCTAGATAACTTGTTTACAATCCTCGAACAAGGAACAATCACACGCCCGACATTCTTTGCATTGCTGCGCAATCCGGTCGTACAGCAAACACGCCACATCAGTGAAGATGACGTAGGCAAATGGGAAAGTTGGATTGAAGGCACAAACGTCTATCGCGACCGAGAGCACAAAAAAGAAGATTGGCTCGGCGGCGTACGCCGATTGCTCCTTGCAAAAATGACGAAGAATCCCGTCATGACATCGGGCGACATTCTCATGCCGTATTCCGACATGGCAACAAGCGATAATCGCTCTCTTTGCAAATTTGTCGATTGTATTGACACGCTCAAAAAGTGGATGGATTTCGGAGCAGTCGGACAAGTCACGGACCTCGACAAGCTCACCGATTTCCTCAACGAATGGATTTCGATGTCAGGCGCACCGGAAGGATTTGCAAGCGAAACGATCATCGTAAGCAATGTCATGCAAGCCATCGAAGGACTCCGCAACCAAATAGACGCGGGTCTCGAAAGCATCTCGTGGAAAGTCATCAAGCAAACGCTTCTCACGGCGGCGCAATCATCAGCTTACAGTTGCGGTACATTGTTCGTAAACGGCATTACGTTCATGAACTTTATCCCAAACAGAATCATCCCCGTAAAGCATTTATTCTTTATCGGCGGAGATTCCATGAACTTCCCAGGAGCAAAACAGCACAACACACTTGACCTGCGCAAATCTTGCCGCCCGTGGCCGGGCGATGACTCGCCCATCGCAAAGCGCCGTTACGCATTCCTTTGCCAGCTCATGAGCACAAGCGAAAGTTTCCACGTGAGCTACGTGAATCAAGACATCCGCAAGGATGCCGAACTTTACCCGACTTCGGTTGTAAACGATATACGGAAGTTTTTGACAAACGCCGTGGGAGATGCCGCCGGAAGTGCAACAAATGAAATCGCCGATTCCGAGAAGCGCCAAAATGGGACAGCCGCGAAAATCAGCCCGTCAGAAGCATGGCCCGAAAACAAAATTTCGCTTGACGAAACCCGCAATTTCGATGAACTTTTCACGCAAAAAAGCCTTCGCAACAAACGTGCATTCCTCAACATGATGCAAGACGGCTTTGCACATGTGAATCCGAAAACGGGTGCCATGCAAACCGCGACAGAGAACGTCAACTTCAAATGCCCCGAACGCGTTCCGCTATACATGCTCAGCGAATTCTTGAAAGATCCGTTCGAGTTCCGCATCAGCCAAATGCTAGCCGCTTCCAATTCTGATGATCTCGAAAAGGAAATGTTCGAACCCATCCTTTTCGATGCATTGCAAAAAAGCGAACTCCTCAAAATGATGGTCGCTGCAGAACTTTCGCACAAGTCCGATGAACTCGAAAAATTCAAACAGGAATCGGCGCTCCAAGGCAACATGCCAGACGGCATTTTCGGAACAAAATTGCTTGCCGAAATAGAATCGTACAAGTCGCAAATTCTAAAGCAAATGGGCGACTCGCTCATCAACGAAATCAAGGATTCCTGGAGTTACAAAGCTAAAATTCAGGACATCCAGCTCAATCGCAAAAACGCCACCGGCAAGTGGACACTTTCGGGTACGCTAGATTGGTGCGACAACAACGATCTCGACAAAGTCACAAAAATGATTTCGGTCTCTTCGTCCGATAAAAATCCAAACTTATCCAAGTTCTTGCCCTCTTACATCAAGGCCCTTGCCATCATTGCACAAAGAGCTTGCAACACAAGCATTGCAAAAAAAGAACAAACTATTAAAATCACAATCTACAACGGCGATATTTCAAAAGACGCAACAAGTGCCACCGTTGCCATAACACCGCACAAAGCAACCGAAATCTTGCAAGATATTTACACGGCTGCATTTGGCGATGAATCGCAACTCCCATATTCCAAGGCAGTTCCCGCAAACATGCTTGACGCATCGGGAATTATCAACATTCGCGCCTTTAAAGAAAAACTGCTCAGCGAATCCTGGAAATACTTCGACAAAAAAACGCTATTCGACCCCATCACAGATGTGGGCTTTGACGCAATTAACTTTACAGATCAGTGGAAAGAAGCCACACAAAAAATGCGCGGCCTTATGCAATTTACGATAGACGAAAGCGAATCGGGAAAAACCGCTAAGAAAAGGAAGGCTTAA